Proteins from one Candidatus Zixiibacteriota bacterium genomic window:
- the rpoC gene encoding DNA-directed RNA polymerase subunit beta', producing the protein MVDFVPHQVKRPSDFSAIRIQLASPETIESWSNGEVTKPETINYRTFKPEREGLFCERIFGPVKDFECSCGKYKRVRFRGIVCDRCGVEVTHSRVRRERMGHIKLAVPVSHIWYFKSLPSRIGYLLDLSVRELERVLYYEAYIVIDPGNTSFKEKDIITEEDYQELVDAGKEFDARMGADAVRELLSRIDIEEMSIHLRAQVKVETSAQRKKDVLKRLRVVEAFRQSNNKPQWMIFDFIPIIPPDLRPLVPLEGGRFATSDLNDLYRRVINRNNRLKKLMEIRAPEVILRNEKRMLQESIDALFDNGRRTHSVRGDSKRPLRSLSDLLKGKQGRFRQNLLGKRVDYSGRSVIVVGPELKLHQCGLPKNMALELFKPFIIMKLEEKGYVQTVKSAKRLVEKERPEVWDILEEIIGDHPVLLNRAPTLHRLGIQAFYPVLIEGKAIRLHPLVCAAFNADFDGDQMAVYVPLSFEAQLEAKLLMLSTNNILLPSSGRPVATPSQDIVLGIHYLTKPRPGVKGEKSIFSSKDEALAAHAAGAVGLNASIVVRVGDQRIETSMGRVVFNTIFPDELPFFNETASRKRLEELVLQAYITLGPAKTSEFLDRLKHFGFEYATLAGITVGIDDLVVPAEKTALVKEAEKEVKQVQKTYEKGVITNGERYNKIVDIWTRTTSEVAEAMFEGLSREEDGFNPVYMMADSGARSSKEQIRQLAGMRGLMAKPQKRMTGQIGEIIESPIVSNFREGLNVLEYFISTHGARKGLADTALKTADAGYLTRRLVDVAQDVIITEKDCDTILGITMTALKEGEEVIESLSDRIVGRVALEDIYDPLTDEILVKAGFEIHEDVAVQIEDAGIEGVRIRSVLTCETKRGVCGACYGRNLATREPVELGEAVGVIAAQSIGEPGTQLTLRTFHIGGTAARITEQSKVEAKYDGEVKLSKMKTITRKDGMSIVVNRETELQIVDSKGRVRARFNVPYASVLTIKDGDTVKKGDTVFEWDPYSNTILTERSGRVAFRDIVEDLSVREELDEKSGFRKWVIIEQREKALMPAIDIYNKDDKKVGTYSIPTGAQLLVKNGDSIFKGEQLVKIPRDISKTRDITGGLPRVAELFEARKPRDPAVISEIDGVVKFGKIVRGNQQILVTGEESEGGEEKEYLVPHGKHMRVHEDDYVSAGERLCEGAIDPHDILRILGSNAVQEYLVNEVQEVYRLQGVKINDKHIEVVVRQMLQKVRVETVGDTNFLEGEQIDRHRFKDENDRVIAEGGDPATFQPLLLGITKASLSTDSFISAASFQETTKVLTEAAIHGKTDDLMGLKENVIIGHLIPAGTGLEKYRAIKILPQEKPAAVSDTQEMELIEENT; encoded by the coding sequence ATGGTCGATTTTGTTCCTCACCAGGTAAAACGACCGTCAGATTTTTCCGCAATCCGGATTCAGCTCGCTTCTCCGGAAACCATTGAATCATGGTCCAATGGGGAAGTGACCAAACCGGAAACCATCAACTATCGGACATTCAAACCTGAACGTGAAGGCCTTTTCTGTGAACGCATTTTTGGTCCCGTGAAGGATTTTGAATGCTCTTGCGGAAAGTACAAACGTGTGCGGTTTCGCGGAATAGTCTGTGACCGATGTGGCGTGGAGGTTACTCATTCGAGAGTCCGTCGCGAGAGAATGGGGCACATCAAACTCGCAGTACCGGTCTCTCACATCTGGTATTTCAAGTCACTTCCGTCAAGGATCGGCTATCTTCTGGATCTTTCGGTCAGGGAGCTTGAGAGAGTTCTCTACTATGAAGCCTATATTGTAATCGACCCCGGAAACACGTCCTTTAAAGAGAAAGACATCATTACTGAAGAGGACTATCAGGAGTTGGTAGATGCCGGCAAGGAGTTCGATGCGCGGATGGGTGCCGATGCTGTTCGAGAGTTGCTTTCCAGGATTGATATCGAGGAAATGTCGATTCATCTGCGTGCCCAGGTCAAGGTCGAGACATCTGCTCAGCGCAAGAAAGATGTGCTGAAGCGTCTTCGCGTGGTAGAGGCATTTAGGCAGTCCAACAACAAGCCTCAATGGATGATATTCGATTTTATCCCGATAATTCCGCCGGACTTGCGCCCACTTGTGCCGCTTGAGGGTGGTCGTTTTGCGACTTCGGACCTTAATGATCTGTACCGGCGAGTAATAAACCGTAATAACAGACTAAAGAAATTGATGGAAATCAGAGCTCCTGAAGTGATTCTCCGCAATGAGAAGCGAATGCTGCAGGAGTCTATCGACGCGCTGTTCGACAATGGCCGAAGGACGCACTCAGTCCGCGGTGATTCGAAGCGTCCGCTGCGATCATTGTCCGATTTGCTCAAGGGCAAGCAGGGTAGATTCCGTCAGAATCTCCTCGGCAAGCGCGTTGACTACTCAGGCCGATCTGTAATCGTGGTAGGTCCGGAACTGAAGTTGCATCAGTGCGGCCTGCCGAAAAATATGGCGCTGGAGCTCTTTAAGCCTTTCATTATTATGAAGCTCGAAGAGAAGGGCTACGTGCAAACGGTCAAGTCGGCTAAGAGGCTGGTCGAGAAGGAACGCCCGGAAGTCTGGGATATCCTCGAAGAAATCATTGGCGATCATCCGGTGCTTCTTAACCGTGCCCCAACTCTTCACAGGCTCGGAATCCAGGCTTTCTATCCGGTGCTGATTGAAGGTAAGGCTATCAGACTGCACCCACTTGTCTGTGCCGCATTCAACGCGGACTTTGACGGTGACCAAATGGCAGTCTATGTGCCGTTGTCATTTGAAGCGCAGCTTGAAGCCAAGCTGCTGATGCTTTCGACTAATAACATCCTCTTACCATCATCAGGAAGACCGGTTGCGACTCCATCTCAGGATATCGTACTCGGTATTCACTATCTGACCAAGCCGAGACCGGGTGTCAAGGGCGAGAAGAGTATATTCTCGTCGAAAGATGAGGCTCTGGCTGCTCACGCTGCCGGCGCGGTTGGATTGAACGCGAGTATAGTTGTCCGAGTAGGTGACCAGCGAATAGAGACTTCGATGGGGCGGGTCGTATTCAACACGATATTCCCGGACGAACTGCCTTTCTTTAACGAGACGGCCAGCAGAAAGAGGCTGGAAGAGCTTGTGTTGCAGGCTTACATTACGCTGGGCCCTGCGAAGACTTCCGAGTTCCTGGATAGGCTCAAACACTTCGGATTTGAATATGCAACGCTGGCGGGCATCACCGTGGGGATTGATGATCTCGTTGTTCCCGCAGAGAAGACAGCTCTCGTGAAGGAAGCCGAGAAGGAAGTCAAGCAGGTACAGAAGACATATGAGAAGGGCGTTATAACGAACGGTGAACGATATAACAAGATAGTCGACATATGGACGAGGACGACATCTGAAGTCGCTGAGGCGATGTTCGAGGGGCTGTCCCGTGAAGAAGATGGGTTCAATCCTGTCTATATGATGGCTGACTCAGGTGCCCGATCGTCCAAAGAGCAGATCAGACAGCTTGCAGGCATGCGTGGTTTGATGGCCAAGCCACAGAAGAGGATGACAGGGCAGATCGGTGAAATCATTGAGTCGCCGATTGTCTCGAACTTCCGTGAAGGTCTAAACGTACTCGAGTACTTCATCTCGACTCACGGAGCCCGCAAGGGTCTCGCTGATACCGCTCTGAAGACTGCTGACGCCGGCTACCTGACCCGACGACTCGTCGATGTAGCTCAGGATGTAATCATCACCGAGAAAGACTGCGATACGATTCTTGGGATTACTATGACTGCCCTGAAAGAGGGCGAAGAAGTCATCGAGTCTCTGTCGGACCGTATCGTCGGTCGTGTGGCGCTCGAAGATATTTATGATCCACTCACCGACGAAATTCTCGTGAAGGCCGGATTTGAAATACACGAGGATGTCGCTGTTCAAATCGAAGATGCAGGTATAGAAGGCGTCCGAATTAGATCTGTTCTCACATGCGAGACAAAGCGTGGTGTGTGCGGAGCATGCTATGGCCGAAACTTGGCGACTCGTGAGCCGGTAGAACTTGGTGAGGCTGTCGGAGTGATCGCAGCTCAGTCCATCGGTGAACCGGGCACACAGCTTACCCTACGGACATTCCATATCGGTGGTACGGCCGCCCGTATTACTGAACAATCTAAGGTGGAAGCGAAGTATGACGGCGAAGTGAAGCTTTCCAAGATGAAGACTATCACGCGCAAGGATGGAATGAGCATCGTCGTCAACCGCGAAACCGAACTTCAGATTGTAGATTCCAAAGGTCGCGTACGCGCTCGTTTCAATGTTCCCTATGCTTCAGTGTTGACAATCAAGGATGGAGATACCGTTAAGAAGGGTGACACTGTCTTTGAGTGGGATCCGTACAGCAACACTATTCTGACTGAACGATCCGGTCGAGTAGCGTTCAGGGACATCGTGGAAGATCTCTCTGTGCGCGAGGAGTTGGACGAGAAATCCGGGTTCAGAAAATGGGTTATCATCGAGCAGCGTGAGAAAGCTCTCATGCCGGCGATCGATATCTATAACAAAGATGACAAGAAGGTCGGCACTTATTCGATCCCGACCGGCGCACAGCTGCTGGTGAAGAATGGAGACTCGATCTTCAAAGGCGAACAGCTGGTGAAAATACCGCGAGATATCTCAAAAACACGGGATATCACAGGTGGTCTGCCGAGAGTGGCTGAGCTATTTGAGGCAAGAAAGCCGCGTGATCCTGCTGTTATATCTGAGATCGACGGAGTGGTCAAGTTTGGCAAGATCGTTCGTGGTAACCAGCAGATTCTTGTCACAGGTGAAGAGTCTGAGGGTGGCGAGGAGAAAGAGTATCTCGTTCCGCACGGCAAGCACATGCGTGTTCATGAGGACGATTATGTCTCTGCCGGCGAGCGCCTTTGCGAAGGAGCTATTGATCCGCATGATATCTTGAGAATTCTCGGCTCCAATGCGGTGCAGGAGTATCTGGTGAACGAGGTTCAGGAAGTATACCGGCTGCAAGGTGTAAAGATCAATGACAAGCACATCGAAGTCGTTGTGAGACAAATGCTTCAGAAGGTCAGGGTCGAAACGGTCGGTGATACGAACTTCCTTGAGGGCGAGCAAATCGACAGGCATCGATTCAAAGATGAGAACGACAGAGTCATCGCAGAGGGTGGCGATCCGGCGACATTCCAGCCGCTGCTGCTGGGAATCACCAAGGCGTCCTTGTCAACGGATAGCTTCATTTCTGCAGCATCTTTCCAGGAGACAACAAAAGTCCTGACAGAAGCGGCGATCCACGGCAAAACTGACGATCTCATGGGACTCAAAGAGAATGTCATTATCGGTCATCTGATTCCGGCTGGTACCGGGTTGGAGAAATACCGGGCTATCAAGATCCTCCCACAGGAGAAACCGGCTGCCGTGTCTGACACCCAAGAGATGGAGCTGATTGAAGAAAACACTTGA
- the rpoB gene encoding DNA-directed RNA polymerase subunit beta — MAKVTQAKRHSYAKLRSPADMPNLLDVQLKSFEQFLQLEIPPEKRAPQGLQKIFLEIFPISDIHENFSLEFVKYSVGTSRYTVRECQERNMTHSAPLKATLRLIARESEDKTKEVRDIIEQDVFLGELPLLTDQGTFIINGAERVIVSQLHRSPGVFFDDDIHPNGKRIFSARIIPFRGSWVEFSIDINDIMFVHIDSRRKIPVTTLLRALGFSSNEDILGQFYELEKTALTPKKLEKAIGRCVASDIVDTETGELILTAGDQLTEEIGQRLRELKIPSITLLKEAETRDIKVIPNTFKKDPTRSGEEALIKLYSQMRPGEPPNVEMAQGLVEKMFFSEKRYDLGEVGRYMINQRLGLDLPLDKVTLDIKDFIAIIDYLVRLKNGHGFVDDIDHLGNRRARSVGELLSNLFSVGLSRIARTIRERMSLKDNENIAPHDLVNARTVSAVVDTFFGSSQLSQFMDQINPLSELTHKRRLSALGPGGLTRERAGFEVRDVHHTHYGRVCPIETPEGPNIGLIASLATYARINKYGFLETPYRKCVKSRVTDEIIFLSADQEDKYVIAQANEPLDDKGGFVNQLITARFQSDYPVVAPEKIEYMDVSPKQVVSVAAALIPFLEHDDANRALMGSNMQRQAVPLLCTEPPLVGTGMEAAVARDSGASILAKNAGTVTYVDSVDIRIKPNKGSGEAGLGFVEEDEYSLIKFKRSNQDTCIGYKPIIDLGDEVEAGDVIADGPATHGGELALGYNATVAFMPWRGYNFEDAIIVSEELIHRDIFTSIHIEEFELQVRDTKRGSEEVTREIPNVSEDALSHLDERGIVRIGAEVEAGDILVGKVTPKGETELSPEERLLRAIFGEKAGDIRDASLKAPPGLKGVVIDTQVFSRKERTEEAKKIEKSEIAKLKKNFTAMTNEIARLRNEKVIKLLDGYTANTIRKSEDATVLIRSGHKFREDSLEGIDLEFAVAEDGWCQESRVNKKVEEVLAEADKLIATKRHQMENEVDKVVRGAELPPGVKQLVKARIAIRRKLAVGDKMAGRHGNKGVVAKILPLEDMPYMPDGTPVDVILNPLGVPSRMNVGQILETHLGWAAKTRNKFVSTPVFDGATLEEVKTELTEAGLPVSGKTVLNDGRTGQPFDNEVTVGSMYIMKLSHLVDDKIHARSIGPYSLVTQQPLGGKAQFGGQRFGEMEVWAMEAYGAAYALQEMLTVKSDDVQGRSKVYEAIVKGANPPEPGVPESFNVLVKELQALGLDVDLIEK, encoded by the coding sequence TTGGCTAAGGTAACCCAGGCAAAGAGGCATTCATATGCCAAATTGAGGTCTCCGGCAGATATGCCGAATCTGCTGGATGTCCAGTTGAAGTCTTTCGAGCAGTTCCTGCAGCTTGAAATTCCTCCGGAGAAGAGGGCGCCTCAGGGACTTCAGAAGATATTTCTGGAGATATTCCCGATTTCCGATATTCATGAGAACTTTTCGCTGGAGTTCGTGAAGTACTCGGTAGGCACATCCCGCTATACGGTTAGAGAATGCCAGGAGCGCAATATGACGCATTCTGCTCCTTTGAAGGCTACTCTGCGCTTGATCGCGCGTGAATCGGAGGACAAAACCAAGGAAGTCAGGGACATCATCGAACAGGATGTTTTCCTGGGCGAACTGCCTCTGCTGACCGATCAGGGTACTTTCATAATTAATGGGGCAGAGAGAGTCATCGTTTCGCAGCTCCACCGGTCGCCCGGTGTGTTTTTCGACGATGACATCCACCCTAACGGGAAGAGAATCTTCTCTGCCCGGATTATCCCCTTCAGAGGCTCATGGGTGGAGTTTTCAATCGACATAAACGACATAATGTTCGTACATATCGACTCGCGGCGAAAGATCCCGGTGACCACTCTTTTGCGCGCTCTCGGGTTTTCGTCGAACGAAGATATTCTTGGTCAGTTCTATGAACTCGAGAAAACAGCACTGACTCCGAAGAAGCTCGAGAAAGCTATCGGACGTTGCGTTGCCTCGGACATCGTGGACACTGAGACAGGTGAGTTGATCCTCACAGCAGGGGATCAGTTGACTGAGGAGATCGGTCAGCGTCTGAGAGAACTCAAGATTCCTTCGATTACTTTGCTGAAAGAGGCTGAGACTAGAGACATTAAGGTAATTCCGAATACTTTTAAGAAGGACCCGACCAGATCGGGTGAGGAAGCGCTGATAAAACTCTATTCACAGATGCGTCCCGGTGAGCCGCCCAATGTGGAGATGGCTCAGGGGCTGGTCGAGAAGATGTTCTTCTCAGAGAAGAGATATGATCTCGGTGAGGTCGGTCGTTACATGATCAATCAGAGGCTCGGACTCGATCTGCCTCTCGATAAGGTCACTCTCGATATCAAAGACTTTATAGCCATTATCGATTACCTTGTTAGATTGAAAAACGGCCACGGTTTCGTGGATGATATCGACCATTTGGGTAATCGTCGTGCGCGCTCTGTAGGCGAGCTTCTCTCAAACCTATTCTCCGTCGGATTATCACGAATTGCGAGAACGATAAGAGAGCGCATGAGTTTGAAAGACAATGAGAATATTGCTCCTCATGATCTGGTCAACGCCAGAACGGTTTCAGCAGTAGTGGATACTTTCTTCGGATCGTCCCAGCTGTCCCAGTTCATGGATCAGATCAACCCGCTGTCCGAGCTTACACACAAGAGGCGTCTATCGGCACTCGGTCCGGGCGGTCTTACCAGGGAGCGTGCTGGCTTCGAGGTGCGAGACGTACATCATACGCATTACGGTCGTGTCTGTCCGATTGAGACTCCTGAAGGACCGAACATCGGATTGATTGCCTCATTGGCTACCTACGCGAGAATCAACAAGTACGGATTCCTTGAGACCCCGTACCGCAAGTGTGTCAAAAGCAGAGTGACCGATGAGATCATCTTTTTGTCCGCCGATCAGGAAGATAAGTATGTCATCGCACAGGCGAACGAGCCCCTTGATGATAAGGGAGGATTTGTCAACCAGCTTATCACAGCGCGTTTCCAGAGCGATTACCCGGTAGTTGCACCCGAGAAGATTGAGTATATGGATGTGTCTCCCAAGCAGGTCGTCTCAGTCGCTGCCGCGCTGATCCCTTTCCTGGAGCATGATGACGCTAACCGTGCTCTCATGGGATCTAACATGCAACGCCAGGCTGTGCCGTTGCTTTGTACCGAACCACCGTTGGTCGGGACGGGCATGGAAGCTGCTGTAGCGAGAGATTCCGGGGCATCGATTCTTGCCAAGAACGCCGGAACGGTAACTTATGTGGATTCTGTTGATATCCGGATTAAGCCGAACAAGGGTTCGGGTGAGGCCGGACTCGGTTTTGTCGAGGAGGATGAATACAGCCTCATCAAGTTCAAGCGCTCCAATCAGGACACTTGCATAGGCTATAAACCGATAATAGATCTCGGCGACGAGGTCGAGGCCGGAGACGTAATTGCCGATGGTCCGGCGACTCACGGTGGCGAACTTGCGCTTGGATACAACGCGACAGTTGCCTTTATGCCGTGGCGAGGATACAACTTTGAGGACGCAATAATCGTGTCTGAGGAGTTGATACACAGAGACATTTTCACGTCGATTCATATTGAAGAATTCGAACTTCAGGTCCGTGATACGAAGCGTGGATCAGAGGAAGTTACGCGTGAGATTCCTAACGTCTCTGAGGATGCTCTTTCTCACCTTGATGAACGCGGCATTGTCCGAATCGGAGCCGAGGTCGAAGCAGGCGATATACTGGTCGGCAAAGTGACTCCGAAAGGGGAGACCGAGCTTTCACCTGAGGAGCGACTGCTGAGAGCTATCTTTGGCGAGAAGGCCGGCGATATCAGGGATGCTTCTTTGAAGGCCCCGCCGGGACTGAAGGGAGTCGTGATCGATACGCAGGTATTCTCTCGCAAGGAGCGCACTGAGGAAGCCAAGAAGATAGAGAAGAGCGAAATCGCAAAGCTCAAGAAAAACTTCACGGCTATGACAAATGAGATTGCACGTCTCAGAAACGAAAAGGTCATAAAGCTTCTGGATGGATACACTGCAAATACAATCAGGAAGTCTGAAGATGCGACCGTCTTGATTCGTTCCGGCCACAAGTTCCGTGAAGATTCGCTTGAAGGTATAGATCTCGAGTTTGCTGTTGCCGAGGATGGATGGTGCCAGGAGAGCAGAGTCAACAAGAAGGTTGAAGAGGTTCTGGCGGAAGCGGATAAGCTTATCGCAACCAAGCGACATCAGATGGAAAATGAAGTGGACAAGGTGGTTCGCGGCGCAGAACTTCCTCCGGGTGTGAAGCAGCTTGTCAAGGCCCGGATTGCCATACGACGCAAACTCGCTGTCGGTGACAAGATGGCTGGGCGGCACGGGAACAAGGGTGTTGTGGCGAAAATCCTGCCATTGGAGGATATGCCATATATGCCTGACGGAACTCCGGTTGATGTCATTCTCAATCCGCTGGGCGTACCATCTCGTATGAACGTGGGACAGATTCTCGAGACTCATTTAGGGTGGGCTGCCAAGACTCGCAACAAGTTCGTGTCGACACCCGTTTTCGATGGAGCAACTCTTGAGGAAGTCAAAACTGAGCTGACTGAGGCTGGGCTGCCGGTATCAGGCAAGACTGTTCTGAATGATGGTCGCACAGGTCAGCCTTTTGACAATGAAGTCACGGTTGGTTCTATGTATATAATGAAGCTTTCGCATCTGGTCGACGACAAGATACACGCTCGTTCGATTGGTCCATATTCTCTGGTAACGCAGCAGCCTCTGGGCGGAAAAGCTCAGTTTGGCGGCCAGCGATTCGGGGAGATGGAAGTCTGGGCGATGGAGGCGTATGGCGCTGCCTACGCTCTGCAGGAGATGCTGACTGTGAAGTCGGATGATGTGCAGGGACGGTCGAAAGTCTACGAGGCAATAGTCAAGGGTGCAAACCCACCGGAGCCGGGCGTTCCCGAGTCGTTCAACGTGTTAGTTAAGGAACTTCAGGCCCTTGGGCTGGATGTAGACTTGATAGAGAAGTAA
- the rplL gene encoding 50S ribosomal protein L7/L12 has translation MTVAEDAVGQIIDLIEKMTVLELADLSKQLQDKFGVSAAMPVAVAAAGGPAEAAVEEQTEFDVVLTAVGDKKIQVIKVVRELTSLGLKEAKEVVDGYPSNIKESVTRDEAEAAKAKLEEVGAQIEIK, from the coding sequence ATGACGGTGGCAGAAGATGCAGTTGGTCAAATTATTGACTTGATTGAGAAAATGACCGTTTTGGAGCTTGCGGATCTTTCCAAGCAGCTCCAGGATAAATTCGGTGTTTCAGCTGCTATGCCTGTTGCAGTAGCTGCTGCGGGCGGTCCGGCGGAGGCCGCTGTTGAAGAACAGACCGAGTTTGACGTTGTCCTGACGGCTGTCGGTGACAAGAAGATACAGGTCATCAAGGTCGTGCGCGAGCTTACCAGCCTCGGCTTGAAAGAAGCCAAGGAAGTTGTTGACGGATATCCGAGCAACATCAAAGAGTCTGTGACTCGTGATGAGGCGGAAGCTGCGAAGGCCAAGCTCGAAGAAGTTGGCGCTCAGATAGAGATTAAGTAG